The proteins below are encoded in one region of Triticum aestivum cultivar Chinese Spring chromosome 1B, IWGSC CS RefSeq v2.1, whole genome shotgun sequence:
- the LOC123132640 gene encoding uncharacterized protein, with amino-acid sequence MSSPPASAPAPPPPPPSSPPSDEGRPREATEVDDRVASHVDPFLVEALDNPRHRLMILRMELDIQKFMQNHHLHEFEFQHFPTSYLRCAAHRVAQHYGLETTVADSLVDGSNSRIVARKTPESKYPAIALSEVPVKQARNDIEAAEKLKFVICQRPKASQNGAYGAGTNNGAAKTVEERIDDYNKARARIFNGSIPADVVGPSDFGALSIARNEPVNVEPSVDENKGCTFNSRSRVAVFKDTEKDRSDPDYDRNYKRYLRPPVPDYGVSPGAFNFAVPQFVQYGVGYMQSPSMPRNQPSVYFGQPDLSMGSSGTAVYPQWPTPAMMYPHCYDNLGHVISQVPVYQSFNHG; translated from the exons ATGAGCTCCCCCCCCGCCTCtgcccccgccccgccgccgccgccgccgtcctcgcccccCTCCGACGAGGGGCGGCCGAGGGAGGCGACGGAGGTGGACGACCGGGTGGCCTCCCACGTCGACCCGTTCCTCGTGGAGGCGCTCGACAACCCCCGCCACCGCCTCATGA TTTTGCGGATGGAATTGGATATACAGAAATTTATGCAGAATCATCACCTGCATGAATTTGAATTCCAGCATTTTCCAACTTCTTACCTCCGCTGTGCTGCTCATCGTGTTGCACAACATTATGGTTTAGAGACTACAGTAGCTGATAGCCTAGTAGATGGTTCTAATAGCAGGATAGTTGCAAGAAAAACACCTGAAAGCAAATATCCAGCTATTGCTTTATCAGAAGTTCCCGTTAAACAAGCAAGAAATGATATTGAGGCAGCAGAAAAGCTTAAGTTTGTCATTTGTCAAAGGCCCAAAGCTTCCCAAAATGGTGCATATGGTGCTGGAACCAATAATGGTGCGGCGAAAACTGTTGAAGAGAGGATAGATGATTACAATAAGGCACGAGCACGCATTTTCAATGGTTCCATTCCTGCAGATGTTGTAGGCCCAAGTGATTTTGGAGCTTTGTCCATTGCCAGAAACGAACCGGTGAATGTTGAGCCTTCTGTTGATGAGAACAAGGGCTGCACGTTCAATAGCCGTTCCAGGGTTGCTGTTTTTAAGGACACTGAAAAAGACCGTAGTGATCCAGACTACGATCGTAACTACAAAAG GTATCTTAGGCCCCCTGTGCCTGACTATGGTGTGAGCCCAGGCGCCTTCAATTTTGCCGTGCCTCAGTTTGTGCAGTATGGTGTTGGTTATATGCAGTCTCCTAGCATGCCGAGAAACCAACCTTCTGTGTACTTTGGTCAACCTGATTTATCGATGGGATCTTCTGGAACTGCTGTCTATCCACAGTGGCCTACCCCAGCAATGATGTACCCCCATTGCTATGACAACCTTGGCCATGTGATTTCTCAG GTTCCGGTGTACCAGTCCTTCAACCATGGCTAG
- the LOC123132648 gene encoding plasma membrane ATPase, translating to MAAAAAAEGLERIKNEAVDLENIPVEEVFENLQCSQAGLTSKDGQERIAVFGPNKLEEKKESEILKFLGFMWNPLSWVMEVAAIMAIALANGGGRPPDWQDFVGIIALLLLNSTISYIEESNAGSSAKALMANLAPKTKVLRDGRWSEQDASILVPGDIISIKLGDIVPADARLLLEGDPLKIDQSALTGESLPVTKNPGDSVYSGSTCKQGEIEAVVIATGVHTFFGKAAHLVDSTNQVGHFQKVLRAIGNFCIGAIAIGMIVEIIVMYFIQHRRYRDGIDNLLVLLIGGIPIAMPTVLSVTMAIGSHRLSKQGAITKRMTAIEEMAGMDVLCSDKTGTLTLNKLSVDRNLIEVFAAGVAKDEVLLFAAMASRVENQDAIDAAMVGMLADPKEARAGIQEMHFLPFNPVDKRTALTYQDAADGTWHRVSKGAPEQILELCNCRDDVKNKAHAIIDKYAERGLRSLAVARQEVPERSKDSSGGPWEFVGLLPLLDPPRHDSAETIKQALNLGVNVKMITGDQLAIAKETGRRLGMGTNMYPSSALLGQSVDESIVSLPVDELIEKADGFAGVFPEHKYEIVKKLQQMKHICGMTGDGVNDAPALKKADIGIAVADATDAARSASDIVLTEPGLSVIISAVLTSRAIFQRMKNYTIYAVSITIRIVLGFMLIALIWKFDFSPFMILVIAILNDGTIMTISKDRVKPSPHPDSWKLPEIFITGIVYGAYLAVTTVVFFFAMTSTDFFSEKFHVRSLRGNKDAMMSALYLQVSIISQALIFVTRSRRWCFQERPGLWLCFAFVVAQIIATVIAVYCNLPFAHIRGIGWGWAGVIWLYSIITFIPLDLFKFAIGYALSGKAWDTLFENKIAFTNKKDYGKEKRELQWATAQRTLHGLPTADPNSTPQERSNYGELSEMAEQAKRRAEMARLRELSTLKGRVESAVRLKGLDMETVDNHHYTV from the exons atggcggcggcggcggcggccgaaggtCTAGAGCGGATCAAGAATGAGGCCGTCGACTTG GAGAACATCCCCGTAGAGGAGGTGTTCGAGAACCTCCAGTGCAGCCAGGCAGGCCTCACCTCCAAGGATGGCCAGGAGCGCATCGCCGTCTTCGGCCCCAACAAACTCGAAGAGAAAAAG GAGAGCGAGATCCTCAAATTCCTGGGGTTCATGTGGAACCCGCTGTCGTGGGTGATGGAGGTGGCTGCCATCATGGCCATCGCACTGGCCAACGGCGGCGGCAGGCCGCCGGACTGGCAGGACTTCGTCGGCATCATCGCGCTGCTCCTGCTCAACTCCACCATCTCTTACATCGAGGAGAGCAACGCCGGTAGCTCGGCCAAGGCGCTCATGGCCAACCTCGCCCCCAAGACCAAGGTGCTCCGCGACGGCAGGTGGAGCGAGCAGGACGCCTCCATCCTCGTGCCCGGCGACATCATcagcatcaagctcggcgacataGTCCCGGCCGATGCGCGCCTCCTGCTCGAGGGAGACCCGCTCAAGATCGACCAGTCGGCGCTCACGGGCGAGTCGCTGCCCGTCACCAAGAACCCCGGCGACAGCGTCTACTCGGGGTCCACGTGCAAGCAGGGCGAGATCGAGGCCGTCGTCATCGCCACCGGCGTGCACACCTTCTTCGGCAAGGCGGCACACCTCGTGGACAGCACCAACCAGGTCGGCCACTTCCAGAAGGTGCTCCGGGCCATTGGTAACTTCTGCATTGGCGCCATCGCCATCGGCATGATCGTCGAGATCATCGTCATGTACTTCATCCAGCACCGCCGGTACCGCGACGGCATCGACAACCTCCTTGTGCTCCTCATCGGCGGCATCCCGATCGCGATGCCCACTGTGCTGTCGGTCACCATGGCCATCGGCTCACATCGGCTGTCGAAGCAgggcgccatcaccaagcgcatgaCGGCCATCGAGGAGATGGCCGGCATGGACGTGCTCTGCAGCGACAAGACGGGCACGCTCACCCTCAACAAGCTCAGCGTCGACCGCAACCTCATCGAGGTGTTCGCCGCGGGCGTCGCCAAGGACGAGGTGTTGCTTTTCGCCGCCATGGCATCCAGGGTGGAGAACCAGGACGCCATCGACGCTGCCATGGTCGGCATGCTCGCCGACCCAAAGGAGGCCAGGGCTGGCATCCAGGAGATGCACTTCCTCCCCTTCAACCCCGTCGACAAGCGCACCGCACTCACCTACCAAGACGCCGCCGACGGCACGTGGCACCGTGTCAGCAAGGGTGCTCCCGAGCAGATCTTGGAACTGTGCAACTGCAGAGACGATGTCAAGAACAAAGCGCACGCCATCATCGACAAGTACGCCGAGCGCGGCCTCCGGTCCCTGGCGGTGGCCAGGCAGGAGGTGCCGGAGAGGAGCAAGGACAGCTCCGGGGGGCCTTGGGAGTTCGTCGGACTTCTGCCGCTCCTCGACCCGCCCAGGCACGACAGCGCCGAGACGATCAAGCAGGCGCTCAATCTCGGCGTCAACGTCAAGATGATCACGGGCGATCAGCTGGCCATCGCCAAGGAGACGGGCAGGAGGCTCGGCATGGGCACCAACATGTACCCCTCGTCCGCCCTGCTCGGACAGAGCGTCGACGAGTCCATCGTGTCGCTCCCCGTTGACGAGCTCATCGAGAAGGCCGATGGCTTCGCCGGTGTCTTTCCCGAGCACAAGTACGAGATCGTCAAGAAGCTGCAGCAGATGAAGCACATCTGCGGGATGACCGGGGACGGCGTGAACGACGCGCCGGCTCTGAAGAAGGCCGACATTGGCATCGCCGTTGCGGACGCCACCGACGCCGCCAGGAGCGCATCGGACATCGTGCTCACCGAGCCGGGGCTCAGCGTCATCATCAGCGCCGTGCTGACTAGCCGTGCCATATTCCAGAGGATGAAGAACTACACC ATCTACGCGGTGTCCATCACTATCCGTATAGTG CTAGGGTTTATGCTGATCGCGCTGATTTGGAAGTTCGATTTCTCGCCGTttatgatcctggtcattgccatTCTGAACGACG GCACAATCATGACCATCTCCAAGGACAGAGTGAAGCCATCCCCACACCCAGATAGCTGGAAGCTGCCGgagatcttcatcaccggcatCGTCTACGGCGCCTACCTTGCCGTCACGaccgtggtcttcttcttcgccatgaccAGCACTGACTTCTTCAGC GAGAAGTTCCACGTGCGTTCGCTAAGGGGCAACAAGGATGCGATGATGTCTGCCCTCTACCTTCAAGTGAGCATTATTAGCCAGGCCCTCATCTTCGTCACCCGGTCGCGCCGCTGGTGCTTCCAGGAGCGCCCGGGGCTCTGGCTCTGCTTCGCCTTTGTCGTCGCGCAGATC ATCGCCACCGTCATCGCCGTCTACTGCAACTTGCCGTTTGCGCACATCAGAGGCATCGGCTGGGGCTGGGCCGGCGTGATCTGGCTCTACAGCATCATCACCTTCATCCCCTTGGACCTGTTCAAGTTCGCCATCGGCTACGCGCTCAGCGGCAAGGCATGGGACACCCTCTTCGAGAACAAG ATCGCCTTCACGAACAAGAAGGACTACGGGAAGGAGAAGCGGGAGCTGCAGTGGGCGACGGCGCAGCGGACGCTGCACGGCCTGCCGACGGCGGACCCGAACAGCACGCCGCAGGAGAGGAGCAACTACGGCGAGCTCTCGGAGATGGCCGAGCAGGCCAAGCGCCGGGCGGAGATGGCGAGGCTGCGCGAGCTCAGCACGCTCAAGGGGAGGGTGGAGTCGGCGGTGAGGCTCAAGGGCCTCGACATGGAGACCGTCGACAACCACCATTACACTGTATGA